The proteins below come from a single Candidatus Binatota bacterium genomic window:
- a CDS encoding VOC family protein, whose product MRPWKNPRRWSKTCEPSSGSYADVLNLDHTVIVVDDIEQATDNYRTLGFNVLAGGSHAGGRTANAVISFYDGSYIELLSFSSAAWRYGLRALARVGLLERAFASRPRIERRFLAHGARAEGLADLALLCDNSKRTIGELQSAGAFYEGPVPGGRRLPDGRDLAWEFAVPRSEDLPFLMSDVSARELRAPSGDACRHANGAGGIARVVIAVTDLDRSRLRFAAMKSSGLEPLAAGPTPGYIAEDGLRTAGFRLGSTELLLVESEDSKNELGRHLDEHGEGPYEIELRTVSGAYRGTLNRRLAHGARIRMIA is encoded by the coding sequence TTGCGGCCATGGAAGAACCCGCGGCGCTGGTCGAAGACATGCGAACCTTCTTCAGGCAGTTACGCTGACGTGCTCAACCTCGATCACACAGTAATTGTTGTTGACGACATAGAGCAGGCCACCGACAACTACCGTACGCTGGGTTTCAATGTCCTGGCAGGCGGCAGCCACGCCGGCGGCCGCACTGCCAACGCGGTTATTTCGTTTTACGACGGCAGCTATATTGAGCTGCTGTCGTTCTCGAGCGCGGCATGGCGTTACGGGCTACGCGCCCTTGCCAGGGTTGGGCTGCTCGAGCGCGCGTTTGCCAGCCGGCCACGCATCGAGCGGCGCTTTCTTGCGCACGGCGCGCGGGCCGAGGGCCTGGCTGACCTCGCCCTGCTCTGCGACAACAGCAAGCGCACCATAGGCGAGCTCCAAAGCGCGGGGGCGTTCTACGAGGGCCCGGTACCCGGCGGCCGGCGACTGCCCGACGGCCGAGACCTGGCCTGGGAATTTGCCGTGCCTCGCTCGGAAGACCTGCCCTTCCTGATGAGCGACGTGAGCGCCCGGGAGCTGCGCGCGCCCTCGGGCGACGCCTGCCGTCACGCCAACGGCGCGGGGGGCATCGCCCGGGTGGTCATAGCGGTGACCGACCTCGACCGTAGCCGATTGCGTTTTGCGGCCATGAAAAGCAGCGGACTGGAGCCGCTCGCGGCCGGGCCAACCCCTGGTTACATAGCCGAAGACGGGCTGAGGACTGCCGGGTTCCGCCTGGGCTCCACCGAGCTGCTGCTGGTCGAAAGCGAGGACAGCAAGAATGAGCTCGGCCGCCATCTCGACGAACACGGCGAGGGGCCTTACGAGATAGAGTTGCGCACGGTTTCGGGTGCCTACCGCGGCACGCTCAACCGCAGGCTGGCCCATGGCGCACGCATACGCATGATAGCCTGA
- a CDS encoding LL-diaminopimelate aminotransferase: MAGLNEHYLKLAAGYLFPEIGRRVSAYQESNPGADLIRLGIGDVVLPLPEAVREAMHAAIDEMGSAEGFRGYGPEKGYDFLREAIVREEFAPRGVTISAEEIFVSDGSKCDSGNIQEIFSSDATLAVPDPVYPVYVDTNVMAGRSGEADAQGRYAGIEYLPCTAENGFVPSPPDKPVDLVYLCFPNNPTGSVASHELLEQWVAWAGKHGAVLLYDAAYEAFITDDSLPHSIFEIDGAREVAMEFRSFSKSAGFTGTRCAYVVIPNELKGDAGGSRVSVAELWNRRHSTKFNGVSYVVQRGAEAALSVAGRAETRQRVDYYMDNARVIREGLDNVGVTTFGGVNAPYVWARTPGDVSSWDFFDLLLDKANVVGTPGSGFGACGEGYFRLSAFGISDKVVEAVERISTRL, translated from the coding sequence TACTTGAAGTTGGCGGCCGGCTACCTGTTTCCGGAAATAGGTCGCCGTGTTTCCGCGTACCAGGAGTCCAACCCGGGCGCTGACCTGATCCGCCTGGGCATAGGCGACGTGGTGCTGCCGCTGCCCGAGGCCGTGCGCGAGGCCATGCACGCGGCGATAGATGAAATGGGGAGCGCAGAGGGGTTTCGCGGCTACGGTCCCGAGAAGGGCTACGATTTTCTTCGCGAGGCCATCGTTCGCGAGGAGTTCGCGCCCCGCGGCGTCACGATATCCGCCGAGGAGATTTTTGTTTCTGACGGCTCCAAGTGCGACAGCGGAAACATCCAGGAAATATTCTCCAGCGACGCCACCCTGGCGGTGCCCGATCCCGTGTACCCGGTGTACGTGGACACCAATGTCATGGCGGGACGCAGCGGCGAGGCCGACGCGCAGGGGCGCTACGCCGGCATAGAGTACCTGCCGTGTACTGCCGAAAACGGCTTCGTGCCCTCGCCCCCGGACAAGCCGGTGGACCTGGTGTACCTCTGCTTTCCCAACAATCCTACCGGCAGCGTGGCATCGCACGAGCTGCTTGAACAGTGGGTCGCCTGGGCCGGCAAGCACGGCGCAGTGCTTCTCTACGATGCGGCCTACGAAGCATTTATTACCGACGACTCCTTGCCGCACTCGATCTTCGAGATCGATGGCGCACGCGAAGTGGCCATGGAGTTTCGAAGCTTTTCGAAGAGCGCTGGCTTCACCGGTACGCGTTGCGCCTACGTGGTCATCCCGAACGAGTTGAAGGGCGACGCCGGTGGCAGCCGCGTGTCGGTGGCCGAGCTGTGGAACCGCAGGCACTCGACCAAGTTCAACGGTGTTTCCTACGTCGTGCAACGGGGAGCCGAGGCGGCGTTGTCCGTAGCCGGGCGTGCCGAGACGAGGCAGCGAGTGGACTACTACATGGACAACGCCCGCGTCATTCGCGAGGGCCTCGATAATGTGGGCGTCACCACGTTTGGCGGGGTCAACGCGCCCTACGTCTGGGCGCGCACGCCCGGGGATGTGTCGAGCTGGGACTTCTTCGACCTGCTACTCGACAAGGCCAACGTAGTGGGTACACCGGGTTCGGGTTTCGGTGCCTGCGGCGAAGGCTACTTCAGGCTGTCGGCCTTCGGCATCAGCGACAAGGTGGTCGAGGCGGTCGAGCGTATAAGCACGCGGCTGTAG